The DNA window CTAGCGCCGATACTGGCTTTAATCCCCTGCTGCCAATCACAACCAAATCAAATTCCCCTTCATTGGCCATTTCAATAATCACGGGTGCTGGACGACCGTGCATCATTTCAATTTTGTAAAAGACTTCTCCACGTTCTAAAGCTTCTTTGATCGGTTGAATTTTTTTCTTTCGCGACAATTCAAACTCGAGCTGACCACCATCGTGAACCTTTTCATTGCTGTCTTCATCAAAATCAGAAACGTATACGATTGTCACTTCTGTCCCTTTCACTAACGTTGCGAGTTGGGCAGCTTGCTTTCCAGCTCGTTCAGCATTTTCAGAACCGTCTATAGCGACTAAAATTGATTGATACATTTCTCCACCCCTTTAAACTAGTTTCCGTGACTTTGCAATAAGTACCCTCTACTGACACTATTCGACTTTCTATTGAAATTCCCTGCTTCTCTAGAAAAACAGATGACGATAAACGTCAGCTGTTTTCTCTTTATAGTCGTTATTTACTTGTATGTTAGCGTTTTTCCGGTGAATCCAAATAAAATCGTTAGAACAGGCGATAGCAAACAAAAGAATGCGAATGGTAAATACTCCAGTGTCGGAACGCCAATAACACCCGTAATGAAAATTCCACATACGCTCCAAGGAACAAGTGGGTTGACGACTGTTCCAGCATCTTCCATCACGCGACTCAAGTTTTTCCCTGCGAGTCCTACTTTGTCGTAAGGCTCTTTAAATGCCTGTCCCGTCAATAAAATGGACAAGTATTGTTCACCGATCAGAATATTGATACCGATTGCGGTTAATGCCGAAGCCGCAATAACCGACGAAACTTTTCTCAGTACGCTCTCTACTTTAGCTAACAAACATTGAACAATCCCTAAAGTAAATAGCAATCCACCCATACTAAGCGCGAGCAGTACTAAGGCTACCGTGAACATCATGCTCTCCATTCCACCACGTGACAACAAACTATCAATCTCTGTGATACCAGTAGAAGACACATATCCGCTAAATAGCACCTTAAAAATCTCGGAAGCTGTAGACGTTTGATGCAGATAAGAAATCGCAATGGCTGATATTGAACTTAATGCCAGCGTCATTAAAGCAGGTGTTTTCGCCAAGGTTAAAACAATAAGCACGACTAATGGAACAAGCGTATACCCGTGAATCATGCCTGTAGCTAACAGTCCTTCTTTAAAGATCGAGATGTTCTGCACACTAGCTCCCGTCGCCTCCGGAGAAAGCCATACAAACAACCCTAGAGTTATGACAAAAGCGGGAATTGTCGTCCATCCCATATTGCGAATGTGGTCGAACAAATCTACACCGACAATGGTCGAAGATAAATTTGTTGTGTCTGACAACGGAGACATTTTATCCCCAAAAAATGCGCCTGAAACAATTGCACCAGCTGTTATGGCTAATGACAAATCCATTGCCGTCGCCATCCCGATAAAAGCCACACCAATCGTTGCAACCGTCGTGAGTGAGCTACCAATAGACAATCCAATTAATGATGTGACGATAAAGACAATAGCATAAAAAAACGTCATAGAAATCAAGGTAAAGCCTGCGTATATCAACGTTGGAATGGTACCGCTAATCATCCAGCTACTAATGAGCATACCGATAAAGAAAAACAGAAAAACTGCGCTCATTCCCGCACCTGCACCATCAACTAATCCTTTTTCCAGTGTTCGGTAGGACACTTTCTTTAACAATCCATAACCGAATAGCAACAAAACCGAAAATAAGATAGGAAGATGTGGAACTGATTTAAATCGAATAATACTGACACTGATTAATAGAAAGATAGCAGTTGTTATTAAAATAGCTTCTGAAACTCTTGGCGTGATGACTGATTTGATATTATGCATGACAAACTCTCCTTTTTTATAAAAAAAAAAGAGAAAACGCCCGTCCCAATAAAGGGACGAAGGTTTTCTCCGCGTTACCACCCAATTTGATGTTCTAGCTTACCAAACATCCACTCTTTGCGAATCGATCAAAACTGATGACGTATTTCATCCCATTTGCTGCCTGAATTTACACCTACCATTCAGTCTCTTGCTGCTGCACACAAATTGCCTACTAAACCATCGATCGACTTATTTAAACACTTACGTAATGAAAAAATACGGCTTACCACTTTAAATCCAGTAAAGTTCATACTAATCTAGAGCAACGACATAAGAAAATTTTTTCGAACGACTCGACTAGTCATTTTTAAAAGTATATTGAAATAAATTTTACCAGTCTTCTCTGACAAGTCAATACTTTGAGTTAAGTTTTATTTGAAGACATAGGTTTTCGTTAACCAATCATAAAGCGTCTGTTTATTTTTTGTAAAAATAACCATCAAAATAGAAAGAAAAACCCATCCATAAATCCATCCCCAAACTAGATAGTCTAGTAATTCTAATTCCTCAGCTCTTAACTGAATCATTCGATACACCATAAAGTGAGAAAGCTCTCATGGTAAAAACTTCAAAAACGTCCGACTCATTGCTCGACCTATCAACAAAGGCTTTTGGTTCTTAATCTGTTACGACAATACCCATTTTATATTTCCCAAACGATTGCTTACCCATTTTTGAGTCTGCAACGATAAAACAGAGAGAAACAGGTAGCGTAAGCAATATGAAGCCCGTTAGTTGAGCAATAATTCGTGAAGCTTGAAACCCCTGTTGTATGGAAGGAATGAAAATCACGGATACAATAAACAATACTCCCATATCGGAAAAAATCAACACATAATCAAGTGCAAACGCTTTTAAACGAAGCCACAATCCCGCATACATCAAAGACCTCCACCCTCAGTCACTATTCACGACCTAGTTGAAAATAAAGGTTTAACGGCTAATTCTAAAAAAAGAGACAAGGAATAATCCTTGTCTCTTTTAACCCCATCTTAACATTAAGTAACGTAATCGATCACGTACCCATTTTACGGCGGTTATTACTAACTTTCTTTGATTGCTGGCTCTTCATCTTTTTAGTCGATAGTGAACCGTTACCACCAGATAATTTGTCTGAAGCTTGGTTTTTCTTAGCTTCAAGTTGGCGTTTTACAGCTTCTTGAAGACTCACTTTTTTTGGTTCTTCGTTTGACTCAGTCATTGCGCATCCCTCTTTTCGTTAAAAATGGTGCATATGGATGTTTTTATACCTTTAGTATAGCATAACTTCCCTGCTCTATTCTTTGTTTTCTTTAAACCAACTAGTAACTTGAGAAAAGAATTGAGACATGGATTCGGGCTTAGACATATTCGGAACACGTGCCAACAAAACTTCTTTCGGCGCTTTAATACCTTCTTGCTTTTTCTGTAAGACGAGAATCCCTTTAGCATGCGCTGAGTTTTTAAATAAGCTATCTGGCAATTCCATAACGGATTGAATATGCGCATGTTTTTTCAAAAAACTATGCAATTGACTGGCATGCTCGGATTCAAATAACGCTTTCGGGACGATGAAAAACAAATAACCACCATCAGCCGTGTGTTTTAACGATTGTTCGATAAACAAATGATGTGCATACGTCATGCCTTCATCTGCTTTTAGTTCATAAGTGGCTGCGGTTTCGTCGTCGGGATAATAACCGACCGGTAAATCTGAAACGACAACGTCTACTGGATCAATCAATAAAGGCTGAAGTGCATCTTGTAGATAGAACGTAATGGGTTGTTCTACTAAATTCCCTGCATTTGAAGCAAGACGCACGAGAAGATCATCTAGCTCTACGCCCGCTCCTGTCAAGCGGCCGTCCAAGTAATTCATGACTGTTAACAATAGATTACCTGTTCCAACTGCCGGGTCTAAAATGACTGCTTGATCTTTTTTGACAAACAACTCAACCAAATAACCAACCAATAACCCAAGTGCGTCAGGCGTCATTTGATGATGTGGTTGAATGTGCTCTTTCATGCCTTTTAACACAGCTAGCTGAAGTGCTTTACGAACTTCTTCTTTGCTGGCATCCGCTTCTAACTTGATAAGTCCATCCAACCAATTTTCAGTAGTCGTCAATAAACTTTCCAGGTAGGCGTTTTCTTGTTCTTTCTGAATTTCTGTTGTGTGATTATCAATAAAATTAAACGTTTTTTCCATTGCTGAATTCATAATTCGCCGTCCTCAATAAGGAAACCCACTCTCTCGAGTGGGTTTCTTGTATTATTTTGTTAATTCTTTAACTGCATCTAAAGCCTTTTCGTAATCGGGATGATCTGTTCCTTCAGCTACATACTCTACATAAGTAACTTTGTCGTTTTCATCAAGTACGAAAACTGAACGAGCTAGAAGTCGAAGCTCTTGCATCGTCAATCCGTAAGCTTCACCGAATGACAAGTCACGATGATCCGACAAAGTTGTAATAGCATCTACTTTGTTGATGTCTGTCCAACGTTTTTGAGCAAATGGTAAATCAACTGAGATGGCGAGTACTTCTACATTGTCCCCCAGAGATGCGGCTTCGTCACTGAAACGTCTCGTTTGATCTGAACAAACACCCGTATCCAATGATGGAACCACACTAACCAACCGAATCTTTCCAGTTGTGTCTTTAAGTGTTACAGGTGATAAGTCTGGTGATAACACAGTAAAATCTGGAGCTTGATCTCCAACCTTCACTTCTTTGTTAGGTAAAGTCATCGGATTATTCTTGAATGTAATTTGTACCAATCAATACGCCTCCCTTTCATTAGTCTCTTTATCATACTAAAATGCTTGGGTGTCATGCAACCCAGACCCCTCTATATGCTTTTTCTTCATCAATCTATTTTTTCTAAAAGACTCTTCATGAACAACTGTCGTGTCAGCAATGTAGTCGTGGACGCCTTGTTTTAACGGTGTAAAGCCAACAATCCAGTAGAGCGGCAAAATGGTCACGGAAAGAAAGCGACCAATCCACTCGCGGAACAGGAGCGTCATCCAAGAGATGCTATCGGACTTCAAAGACACTACACGGATCCCCATAACCATCTTTCCGACAGTTTGACAAAAGAATTTTGTCATTAACACAAAATAGCCGTAAAAGAGGATGGCCGATACAATTGCATACGGCGCATACCAAGGAATACTGGTTGTTTCTATTCCTGTCAAAGCAAATATAGGTTTGACTAGAATAGCAGTAAGACCCGCAATAACCAGTAAATCGATTAAATAAGCCCAAAATCGCACCCAAAATCCAGCCGGTTTCCGTTCGTAAAAAAGAACTTCTTCAAATCCTCCGCTTTCAGGACGCTGTTTCGTGACGGGCACTTCCACTGTGGTTTCATTCGTTTCGTGGTCTGTCATTGTGGTCCCTCCTTATTTTTCACCGTATAAATACATCATACGTGGAGAACTGTATTCAGTTAGCATTTTTGTAATCATTTGTGTTTCGAGATCGTTACCGAAAAACGAATTCATTTTCATGGATAAAAGCGAACCCCAGCCTTGCGAAGCTCCGTATTGGAATACTTGTGCATTACCTAAATCGAAATCAGTTTTTACTTGTGCGATTACGTCTTCCTCGAATCCGAAATCATCCGCTAAATTCGCCTCTACTGCTTGACGTCCATTCATGATACGTCCGTCTGCCACAGCTTTTACTTCTTTTTCTGTCATGTCACGACCTTCTTCAATTACATCGACAAACGACTCGTATGAATCATCTAGCATTTCTTGAAGAATTACGCGTTCCTCTTCTGTCATGTCACGAGTTGGGCTCATAATATCTTTATATGGACCCGACTTGATCGTCACAAAATCCACACCCAGTTTGTCTGCTAGTTCACCATAATTGACACTTTGCATAATGACACCGATAGAGCCAGTTACGGTTTCCTTGTTAACAAAAATCTTTTCTGCTGGTGCTGCAATATAATAGCCACCTGATGCAGCTACTGCTCCCATTGATACGTAAAATGGTTTTTTTGTTTCTTCTTGAATTTCAATAATCTTATCGTAAATTTCCGCCGACTCCACAACGCCACCACCCGGTGAATTTACGGTAAGTACAACGGCTTTAACCGTAGGATCTTCTTTAACATTTTCTAATTGTTCCATAAAGAAAGAGTGGTTATAACCAGTCGTTCCAAACAGTGAAGCTGCATCTCCCGTGTCTTGAATCACACCATCTACATTTAAAACAGCTACACGGTTATCAAAATCTCCATCTTCTACCACAACTTCCGAAAAACTTGATTGCGTATTCGCTACGAGTTCGTCAACACCTTCAGTAAAACCACCTTGAAGAAAAGCAAATGCCGAGTTGATAACCAATGAAATTCCGAGTACAGCTGCCGCTACAACTAGAGCAATCCATCTTTTTGTATTCATTTATACCATTCCCTCCTTAGTTCTACTCTTACTATACGTGAAACACGCACAAATGTTTCAACAAAAAGAAACACTAAACCGAAATTTTCCTGCTTGCCTTTCGAATTCCCCGTGCCTCCAAAATTTTTGAAGAAGTAAACAAAATTAAAGCGCTCCAAATCAACGAGAAAGAAATAATATCGACTGTTGTAAAAGCTTCACCGTAAATGAAAACCCCAATTAGCAACATTAGCGACGGAGCAATGTATTGCAAAAACCCAATCATGTACATCGGAATCAATGGAGCACCGATTGCAAACAATAATAATGGGAAAGCAGTAACCAATCCACTAGCGACTAACAACACATCTGTTGTTAGTCCTGTCTCTAAAAAAGAAACGCGATCGATTGACATCAAATAGATATAATAGGCAATTGCAATCGGAAAAACAAAAAGTGTTTCAATTGCCAGTCCGCGCAAAGCATCTAATTGAATGGTTTTTTTGATCAAACCGTAAAAAGCAAAACTGAAAGCCATACCGAGCGCAAGCCACGGCAAAGAACCAAAAGTGAAAGTTAAAATCAAAACACCAGTTGCCGCTAAAAGAAAAGCAATTTTTACCGCTGGAGACAATTTCTCCTTCAAAAAAAGAGCTCCCAACAGCATAGAAATTAACGGATTTATGTAATAACCGAGACTTGTTTCAACAATCCGGTCATGCGAAACCGCATAGACATAAAAAAACCAATTAGCAGAGATGAGGAACGACGCCAACATCAATAAGAAAAATTTCTTTTTTGATATCCACAGCTTTTTTAGATCAAGCCACAATTGGCGACCTCCTTTAGTTAAAAGAATAAAACCAAAAGTTAATACGAAAGACCATATAATTCTTCCTGCTAGGATTTCGTCCGCTGGAACGTGACTAATTTGTTTCCAGAAAATCGGCATAAATCCCCATAATGTATAAGTCAAAATAATGACCAAAACGCCTTTTTTTGAATCTGTCATTCTACATCGCTCACCATTCTTTATTAAATTTTATATTCCGAAATAATAGTCTCATTATAGGCTTGATGGGAGCAGAAAGTAAATAATCATACGTCAATTATAGAAACATCCGTTACCCATTCTTGCTCAAGTTCAAATCAAAAAACGGCAACTCTTTTTTAATAAGAGAAGTGCCGTTTTTGGGGTTGCATTTATTTTTTCGCGTGTTCTTGCTGGCGTAATTCCACACGTCGAATTTTACCAGATGCCGTTTTTGGCAACTCTGCTAAAAAGTCGATTGCCCGAGGGTATTTATAAGGTGCGGTTAATTCTTTTACGTGATTTTGTAATTCTTTTACCAAACTATCTGAAGCCGTATGACCTTCTACTAGTACGACAAAAGCTTTGACAATCGTGCCGCGTATTTCGTCGGGTGCACCAATAACTGCACATTCTTGAACAGTCGGATGTTTAACCAGTGCATCTTCTACTTCAAAAGGTCCGATTGTATAGCCGGAAGAAATAATGATATCGTCTCCTCGACCTTCAAACCAAAAATAACCATCTTCATCTTTTGATGCTTTATCACCCGTTACATAATAATCTCCGCGGAATTGCATCTTGGTTCGTTCGGGATCTTTAAAATATTCCTTAAACAAAGCAGGTGTCTCAACATGAACAGCAATATCCCCCACTTCACCAACTGGACACGGGTTACCGAACTCATCAATGATTTCGACATGGTTGCCAGGCGTCGGTTTGCCCATAGAACCAATGCGAGACTCCATGCCTTTCATAACTCCGACCAGCAACGTATTTTCCGTCTGGCCATAACCATCGCGGACTTCTATGTCAAAATGATTTTTAAAAACATTGATGACTTCTGCGTTAAGTGGTTCCCCCGCAGACACTGCGCTGTGCAAAGCGGACAAATGATAGTTGGCTAAATCTTTTTGTTTTGCCATCAACCGGTATTCTGTCGGCGTACAGCACAACACATTGACTTTGCGTGTTTCCATGAGTTCTAAATAAATAGTCGGATCAAATTTACCATTGTAAACAAAACCGGTAGCTCCGCTACCTAGTGTCGCTAAGAACGGACTCCAAACCCATTTTTGCCAACCTGGACTTGCGGTTGCCCAAACAACATCCCCTTCTTTTGCACCGAGCCAGTGCTCCGCTGACGTTCGAAGATGTGCATATGCCCAGCCATGGCTATGTACGGCTCCTTTGGGATTGCCGGTAGTTCCTGAAGTATAAGATAAGAACGCCATATCGTCTTTTTTAGTAGGCGCTGCTATGTATTCAGGAGAAGCGGCAGCCATTTCATCAACTAAAGAAATCCATGAACTTCCTGATTTTCCAATGACAAACTTCACGACATTGTCCATTTCCTTCACACCTTCGAATTGATCCATGAACGGCTCATAGGCGATTACCGCTTTTGCATCACTGTGATTTAAGCGGTACGCAATATCTTTTGCCCGAAGCATTTCAGAGCTGGGAATGACCGCTAAGCCCGCCTTTAGTGCTCCGATATACGCAACATATGCTTCGATCAAACGTGGCACCATTACGAGCACGACGTCACCTTTAACAAGACCTGCTGTTTCAAAACTATTCGCTGCACGATTTGCACGCTCTATTAATTCATCATATGTAAGTTGGTGTTTTTCCCCTTGATCGTTTTCCCATAGAATCGCAAGTTTGCCGTCACCTGTTGCGTATCGCTCAATTTCCTCCACCAAATTATACGAATCCGGCGCTAGTAATTCTTCTCTTTTCATGCTGTTTCCCTCCTCTGACTAGAGCTAATTGTTATATCCATATCATTATACATTAAATTTTTAATTATTCATATAATTTCATCTAGTTAAACTTTTAAAAAGAACTCATATTTTCTGTTGCTGATTGTGTGCGTTTAGTTCAGATCTAAC is part of the Planococcus kocurii genome and encodes:
- a CDS encoding universal stress protein, translating into MYQSILVAIDGSENAERAGKQAAQLATLVKGTEVTIVYVSDFDEDSNEKVHDGGQLEFELSRKKKIQPIKEALERGEVFYKIEMMHGRPAPVIIEMANEGEFDLVVIGSRGLKPVSALVLGSVSQKVVNHVHCPVLVVK
- the mbcS gene encoding acyl-CoA synthetase MbcS; protein product: MKREELLAPDSYNLVEEIERYATGDGKLAILWENDQGEKHQLTYDELIERANRAANSFETAGLVKGDVVLVMVPRLIEAYVAYIGALKAGLAVIPSSEMLRAKDIAYRLNHSDAKAVIAYEPFMDQFEGVKEMDNVVKFVIGKSGSSWISLVDEMAAASPEYIAAPTKKDDMAFLSYTSGTTGNPKGAVHSHGWAYAHLRTSAEHWLGAKEGDVVWATASPGWQKWVWSPFLATLGSGATGFVYNGKFDPTIYLELMETRKVNVLCCTPTEYRLMAKQKDLANYHLSALHSAVSAGEPLNAEVINVFKNHFDIEVRDGYGQTENTLLVGVMKGMESRIGSMGKPTPGNHVEIIDEFGNPCPVGEVGDIAVHVETPALFKEYFKDPERTKMQFRGDYYVTGDKASKDEDGYFWFEGRGDDIIISSGYTIGPFEVEDALVKHPTVQECAVIGAPDEIRGTIVKAFVVLVEGHTASDSLVKELQNHVKELTAPYKYPRAIDFLAELPKTASGKIRRVELRQQEHAKK
- the nhaC gene encoding Na+/H+ antiporter NhaC yields the protein MHNIKSVITPRVSEAILITTAIFLLISVSIIRFKSVPHLPILFSVLLLFGYGLLKKVSYRTLEKGLVDGAGAGMSAVFLFFFIGMLISSWMISGTIPTLIYAGFTLISMTFFYAIVFIVTSLIGLSIGSSLTTVATIGVAFIGMATAMDLSLAITAGAIVSGAFFGDKMSPLSDTTNLSSTIVGVDLFDHIRNMGWTTIPAFVITLGLFVWLSPEATGASVQNISIFKEGLLATGMIHGYTLVPLVVLIVLTLAKTPALMTLALSSISAIAISYLHQTSTASEIFKVLFSGYVSSTGITEIDSLLSRGGMESMMFTVALVLLALSMGGLLFTLGIVQCLLAKVESVLRKVSSVIAASALTAIGINILIGEQYLSILLTGQAFKEPYDKVGLAGKNLSRVMEDAGTVVNPLVPWSVCGIFITGVIGVPTLEYLPFAFFCLLSPVLTILFGFTGKTLTYK
- a CDS encoding RDD family protein, yielding MTDHETNETTVEVPVTKQRPESGGFEEVLFYERKPAGFWVRFWAYLIDLLVIAGLTAILVKPIFALTGIETTSIPWYAPYAIVSAILFYGYFVLMTKFFCQTVGKMVMGIRVVSLKSDSISWMTLLFREWIGRFLSVTILPLYWIVGFTPLKQGVHDYIADTTVVHEESFRKNRLMKKKHIEGSGLHDTQAF
- the tpx gene encoding thiol peroxidase is translated as MVQITFKNNPMTLPNKEVKVGDQAPDFTVLSPDLSPVTLKDTTGKIRLVSVVPSLDTGVCSDQTRRFSDEAASLGDNVEVLAISVDLPFAQKRWTDINKVDAITTLSDHRDLSFGEAYGLTMQELRLLARSVFVLDENDKVTYVEYVAEGTDHPDYEKALDAVKELTK
- a CDS encoding RDD family protein → MYAGLWLRLKAFALDYVLIFSDMGVLFIVSVIFIPSIQQGFQASRIIAQLTGFILLTLPVSLCFIVADSKMGKQSFGKYKMGIVVTD
- a CDS encoding class I SAM-dependent methyltransferase, with the protein product MNSAMEKTFNFIDNHTTEIQKEQENAYLESLLTTTENWLDGLIKLEADASKEEVRKALQLAVLKGMKEHIQPHHQMTPDALGLLVGYLVELFVKKDQAVILDPAVGTGNLLLTVMNYLDGRLTGAGVELDDLLVRLASNAGNLVEQPITFYLQDALQPLLIDPVDVVVSDLPVGYYPDDETAATYELKADEGMTYAHHLFIEQSLKHTADGGYLFFIVPKALFESEHASQLHSFLKKHAHIQSVMELPDSLFKNSAHAKGILVLQKKQEGIKAPKEVLLARVPNMSKPESMSQFFSQVTSWFKENKE
- the sppA gene encoding signal peptide peptidase SppA; the protein is MNTKRWIALVVAAAVLGISLVINSAFAFLQGGFTEGVDELVANTQSSFSEVVVEDGDFDNRVAVLNVDGVIQDTGDAASLFGTTGYNHSFFMEQLENVKEDPTVKAVVLTVNSPGGGVVESAEIYDKIIEIQEETKKPFYVSMGAVAASGGYYIAAPAEKIFVNKETVTGSIGVIMQSVNYGELADKLGVDFVTIKSGPYKDIMSPTRDMTEEERVILQEMLDDSYESFVDVIEEGRDMTEKEVKAVADGRIMNGRQAVEANLADDFGFEEDVIAQVKTDFDLGNAQVFQYGASQGWGSLLSMKMNSFFGNDLETQMITKMLTEYSSPRMMYLYGEK
- the rarD gene encoding EamA family transporter RarD produces the protein MTDSKKGVLVIILTYTLWGFMPIFWKQISHVPADEILAGRIIWSFVLTFGFILLTKGGRQLWLDLKKLWISKKKFFLLMLASFLISANWFFYVYAVSHDRIVETSLGYYINPLISMLLGALFLKEKLSPAVKIAFLLAATGVLILTFTFGSLPWLALGMAFSFAFYGLIKKTIQLDALRGLAIETLFVFPIAIAYYIYLMSIDRVSFLETGLTTDVLLVASGLVTAFPLLLFAIGAPLIPMYMIGFLQYIAPSLMLLIGVFIYGEAFTTVDIISFSLIWSALILFTSSKILEARGIRKASRKISV